In the genome of Nocardioides marmoribigeumensis, one region contains:
- a CDS encoding metallophosphoesterase yields the protein MDEVSPADQAVTAARRGLGAVGTVAALGAAGLGYAWWEARWFTLRHVDLPVLPAGAPDLRVLHLTDVHLAPYQGRKRAWLSSLAALEPNLVVDTGDNLAHRDAVGPLVEELGALLDVPGVFVLGSNDYFEPTLRNPVRYLLPDDGKRHTDIAQLPWRDLKHRLTDRGWLDLTNTRDSLEVRGVRIAFAGVDDPHLGYDDLGAVAGPADPGADLRLGVAHAPYLRVLDQYAADGYDAILAGHTHGGQLCLPFNRALVTNCDLDRARASGLSRHGRTWLHVSAGAGTSPYAVARFCCRPSATLLRLVPRDR from the coding sequence ATCGACGAGGTTTCCCCCGCTGACCAGGCTGTCACCGCCGCCCGCCGGGGCCTCGGCGCGGTCGGCACGGTCGCCGCGCTGGGGGCCGCCGGGCTCGGCTACGCGTGGTGGGAGGCCCGCTGGTTCACGCTGCGCCACGTCGACCTGCCGGTCCTGCCGGCCGGCGCGCCCGACCTGCGCGTCCTCCACCTCACCGACGTCCACCTCGCGCCCTACCAGGGCCGCAAACGGGCCTGGCTGTCCTCCCTCGCCGCCCTCGAGCCCAACCTGGTGGTGGACACCGGCGACAACCTGGCGCACCGCGACGCCGTCGGCCCTCTGGTCGAGGAGCTGGGGGCGCTGCTCGACGTGCCGGGCGTCTTCGTCCTGGGGTCCAACGACTACTTCGAGCCGACGCTGCGCAACCCCGTGCGCTACCTGCTGCCCGACGACGGCAAGCGGCACACCGACATCGCCCAGCTCCCCTGGCGCGACCTCAAGCACCGCCTGACCGACCGGGGCTGGCTCGACCTGACCAACACCCGCGACTCCCTCGAGGTCCGCGGCGTCCGCATCGCCTTCGCCGGGGTCGACGACCCCCACCTCGGCTACGACGACCTGGGCGCGGTCGCGGGGCCCGCCGACCCCGGGGCCGACCTGCGGCTGGGGGTCGCCCACGCGCCGTACCTCCGGGTGCTCGACCAGTACGCCGCCGACGGCTACGACGCGATCCTGGCCGGCCACACCCACGGCGGGCAGCTCTGCCTGCCGTTCAACCGGGCGCTGGTCACCAACTGCGACCTGGACCGGGCGCGTGCCAGCGGACTGAGCCGTCACGGCCGCACCTGGTTGCACGTCTCGGCGGGGGCCGGCACCTCGCCGTACGCCGTCGCGCGCTTCTGCTGCCGGCCCTCGGCCACCCTGCTGCGGCTGGTCCCCCGCGATCGCTGA
- a CDS encoding transglycosylase domain-containing protein yields MARRNPHRDLTAGGVVSHLGVMLAVSALVGLLVAGIAIPFAALAGVGARTTADSLKNLPADLETAPLAQRTKILDVHGKRLATWYDQNRVNVRLDDVALIMRKAIVSIEDYRFYEHGALDIKGTLRAFITNQASSGVVQGGSSITQQMVKQTLINQAGNNKKKIAAAQADTYERKWNELRYAIAFERKHSKDWILERYLNVAYFGDGAYGIEAAARHYFSVPAKKLTLRQAALLAGLVKNPTKYDPTDNPGEARARRNVVLERMRELGVITDQRAAQMSRAGLGLRTTPSRNGCVDVTGEFFCDYLREYLLADPQLGRTVKDRRRLLFAGGLTIKTTLDPAMQKAADTAVRDHVNPTDQAIGGLAMVEPGTGEVRALAQSRPMGADRAKGQTYLNYVVPREYGDSGGFPAGSTFKAFVLAAAIKQGIPLSTRINAPQEVFLPNSSFETCDGPLRSTDTWSPQNSTGTGTYDLYSGTRDSVNTFFAQLEQRTGLCDPVTIAKDMGIQVPDNDIVPPFTLGVTNTNPLTMAGAYATFAARGQFCEPRPVDQILDADGKVLADYAPRCSQVLPTAVADAVNDVLRGVQEPGGFGYQNGLALNQPSAGKTGTINDNKAVWFLGYTPNLAAAAMIAGANSLGHPITLNGQYVGGQYIARAFGSTQAGPIWGQAMHAIEGMLPDVNFVRPDPTAITGQIVDVPDVTGSLAADAADELRNAGFVPNVGRYVDSRLPKGQVAYTSPVAGARVGTGTLVTMFISDGTPKKSGSSGGGSSATGTSSTPTTGPGNNGNGKGNGNGRGGR; encoded by the coding sequence ATGGCGAGACGCAATCCGCACCGCGACCTGACCGCTGGAGGCGTCGTCTCCCACCTGGGCGTGATGCTCGCCGTGTCGGCTCTCGTGGGCCTGCTGGTGGCCGGCATCGCCATCCCCTTCGCCGCCCTCGCCGGGGTCGGGGCCCGCACCACCGCCGACAGCCTCAAGAACCTGCCGGCCGACCTCGAGACCGCCCCGCTGGCCCAGCGAACCAAGATCCTCGACGTCCACGGCAAGCGCCTGGCCACCTGGTACGACCAGAACCGCGTCAACGTGCGGCTCGACGACGTCGCGCTCATCATGCGCAAGGCGATCGTGTCGATCGAGGACTACCGCTTCTACGAGCACGGCGCCCTGGACATCAAGGGCACGCTCCGCGCGTTCATCACCAACCAGGCCAGCTCCGGCGTGGTGCAGGGCGGCTCGTCGATCACCCAGCAGATGGTCAAGCAGACGCTGATCAACCAGGCCGGCAACAACAAGAAGAAGATCGCCGCCGCCCAGGCCGACACCTACGAGCGCAAGTGGAACGAGCTGCGCTACGCCATCGCCTTCGAGCGCAAGCACTCCAAGGACTGGATCCTCGAGCGCTACCTCAACGTCGCCTACTTCGGCGACGGCGCCTACGGCATCGAGGCGGCCGCCCGGCACTACTTCTCCGTGCCCGCCAAGAAGCTCACCCTGCGCCAGGCCGCCCTGCTGGCCGGGCTGGTGAAGAACCCCACGAAGTACGACCCCACCGACAACCCCGGCGAGGCCCGCGCCCGGCGCAACGTCGTGCTGGAGCGCATGCGCGAGCTCGGCGTCATCACCGACCAGCGCGCCGCCCAGATGAGCCGCGCCGGCCTGGGGCTCAGGACGACGCCGTCGCGCAACGGGTGCGTCGACGTCACCGGCGAGTTCTTCTGCGACTACCTGCGCGAGTACCTCCTCGCCGACCCCCAGCTGGGCCGCACGGTCAAGGACCGCCGCCGCCTGCTCTTCGCCGGCGGCCTCACCATCAAGACCACCCTCGACCCGGCCATGCAGAAGGCCGCCGACACGGCCGTGCGCGACCACGTCAACCCGACCGACCAGGCCATCGGCGGCCTGGCGATGGTCGAGCCCGGCACCGGCGAGGTCCGCGCGCTCGCCCAGTCGCGGCCGATGGGTGCCGACCGCGCCAAGGGCCAGACCTACCTCAACTACGTCGTCCCGCGGGAGTACGGCGACTCCGGCGGCTTCCCCGCCGGCTCGACGTTCAAGGCGTTCGTGCTCGCCGCGGCGATCAAGCAGGGCATCCCGCTGAGCACCCGCATCAACGCCCCGCAGGAGGTGTTCCTGCCCAACAGCTCCTTCGAGACCTGCGACGGCCCGCTGCGCAGCACCGACACCTGGTCACCGCAGAACTCCACCGGCACGGGCACCTACGACCTCTACTCCGGCACGCGCGACTCGGTGAACACCTTCTTCGCCCAGCTCGAGCAGCGCACCGGCCTGTGCGACCCGGTCACGATCGCCAAGGACATGGGCATCCAGGTCCCCGACAACGACATCGTCCCGCCGTTCACCCTCGGCGTGACCAACACCAACCCGCTGACGATGGCGGGCGCCTACGCCACGTTCGCCGCCCGCGGCCAGTTCTGCGAGCCGCGGCCGGTCGACCAGATCCTCGACGCCGACGGCAAGGTCCTGGCCGACTACGCCCCGCGCTGCTCGCAGGTGCTGCCGACCGCGGTCGCCGACGCGGTCAACGACGTCCTGCGCGGCGTGCAGGAGCCCGGCGGCTTCGGCTACCAGAACGGCCTGGCGCTCAACCAGCCGTCGGCGGGCAAGACCGGCACGATCAACGACAACAAGGCGGTGTGGTTCCTCGGCTACACGCCCAACCTCGCCGCGGCCGCGATGATCGCCGGCGCCAACAGCCTGGGCCACCCGATCACGCTCAACGGGCAGTACGTCGGCGGGCAGTACATCGCCCGCGCCTTCGGCTCCACCCAGGCCGGCCCGATCTGGGGCCAGGCGATGCACGCCATCGAGGGCATGCTGCCCGACGTGAACTTCGTGCGGCCCGACCCGACCGCCATCACCGGCCAGATCGTCGACGTGCCCGACGTGACGGGCAGCCTCGCCGCCGACGCGGCCGACGAGCTGCGCAACGCCGGCTTCGTGCCCAACGTGGGCCGCTACGTCGACTCCCGGCTGCCCAAGGGCCAGGTGGCCTACACCAGCCCGGTCGCCGGGGCGCGCGTCGGCACGGGCACGCTGGTCACGATGTTCATCTCCGACGGGACGCCCAAGAAGAGCGGGTCCTCGGGCGGCGGGTCGTCGGCGACCGGCACGAGCAGCACGCCCACGACAGGGCCGGGCAACAACGGCAACGGCAAGGGCAACGGCAACGGGCGCGGGGGCCGCTAG
- a CDS encoding WhiB family transcriptional regulator: protein MWNDDWASQAQCKETKPDELFVRGAAQNRAKMMCAGCPVKTECLAEALDNQIEWGVWGGMTERERRAILRKRPNVTSWRRILEAAQVEQAGAGATVASSLGA from the coding sequence ATGTGGAACGACGACTGGGCGTCGCAAGCACAGTGCAAGGAGACCAAGCCGGACGAGCTCTTCGTCCGCGGGGCAGCACAGAACCGGGCCAAGATGATGTGCGCCGGCTGCCCGGTCAAGACCGAGTGCCTCGCCGAGGCCCTCGACAACCAGATCGAGTGGGGCGTCTGGGGTGGCATGACCGAGCGTGAGCGCCGGGCCATCCTCCGCAAGCGGCCCAACGTCACCTCGTGGCGGCGCATCCTCGAGGCCGCCCAGGTCGAGCAGGCCGGCGCCGGCGCG
- a CDS encoding TasA family protein, producing the protein MARKILIPLTTVLAAGAIAVGSGASFTSTSGNTISAVTSGTLTHANSKDGQAIFTLTNMKPGDTLNGTLTLTNTGTLAADFGLTEVSSTNNFTGSNLTLDIVDTTANATVYSGTFGGLADGTRNPLGTWAAGATHNFRFTVKLAQDTLNVDQNKTANAVYAWDSVQTAGTTYNQ; encoded by the coding sequence ATGGCCCGCAAGATCCTCATCCCCCTCACCACCGTCCTCGCCGCCGGCGCGATCGCCGTCGGATCGGGCGCGAGCTTCACCTCGACCTCCGGAAACACCATCAGCGCGGTCACCTCGGGCACCCTGACGCACGCGAACAGCAAGGACGGCCAGGCGATCTTCACCCTGACCAACATGAAGCCGGGCGACACGCTCAACGGCACCCTGACCCTGACCAACACCGGCACGCTGGCAGCCGACTTCGGACTCACCGAGGTCTCCTCGACCAACAACTTCACGGGCAGCAACCTCACCCTGGACATCGTGGACACCACCGCCAACGCCACCGTCTACTCGGGCACCTTCGGGGGCCTCGCCGACGGCACCAGGAACCCCCTGGGCACCTGGGCGGCCGGCGCCACGCACAACTTCCGCTTCACCGTGAAGCTCGCGCAGGACACCCTCAACGTCGACCAGAACAAGACGGCCAACGCCGTCTACGCCTGGGACTCGGTCCAGACCGCCGGCACGACCTACAACCAGTGA
- a CDS encoding GatB/YqeY domain-containing protein — protein sequence MSELKDRLRQDLTTAMKARDELRSSTLRMVLAAITNAGVAGKQARELTDDDVTGVLTAEAKKRREAATAFADAGREESAAKEKAEAAVIAEYLPEPLDEAAIAELVRQAIEQTGAAADGMRAMGKVMGVVTPQTRGRADGGAVAAEVRRQLG from the coding sequence ATGAGCGAGCTGAAGGACCGACTGCGCCAGGACCTCACCACCGCGATGAAGGCCCGCGACGAGCTGCGGTCCTCCACGCTGCGGATGGTCCTCGCCGCGATCACCAACGCCGGGGTGGCCGGCAAGCAGGCCCGCGAGCTCACCGACGACGACGTCACCGGGGTCCTGACCGCCGAGGCCAAGAAGCGCCGCGAGGCGGCCACCGCGTTCGCCGACGCCGGTCGCGAGGAGTCGGCGGCCAAGGAGAAGGCCGAGGCCGCGGTCATCGCGGAGTACCTCCCCGAGCCGCTCGACGAGGCGGCGATCGCCGAGCTGGTCCGCCAGGCGATCGAGCAGACCGGCGCGGCCGCCGACGGCATGCGGGCGATGGGCAAGGTGATGGGCGTGGTCACGCCCCAGACGCGCGGGCGCGCCGACGGGGGCGCCGTCGCCGCGGAGGTGCGCCGCCAGCTCGGCTAG